TCAAGCCTCATCCAAAGCCTGCTGCTGATGCGCCAGACCGTGAAAGGCGACGACGCGGGCCTGGATCTGAACCTGGGCAACCCCGACGCCGACGACACGGTGACGATGGGCCAGTTCAGCGACCTGCTGTGCCGCCACGGCCAGGCTACCGAGACCACACCTGACAGCCAGGTGGGCATCGAGTTCCGCTGGCAGCCCCACGGCAGCGCCACGGCCGACACCACCCTGTTCTCGGCACGCTACCGCGCCGGCCCGGCCGGCAGCGCCGAACTCGACGCTCTTCGCCTGGGCCAGGATGGACAAGGTTTCACGGTGCTGCGCCGCAAGCCCGGCATCTACCGCCTGCAACTGGCGACACGTCAGCGCCCCGAGGGCCAGAGCGCGGATTTCCGCCCCGAGCGCTCCTTCGCCTTCTCCGCCGCCACGCTCAACAAGCTCGGCCCGCTGGCCGATGAGATCCGCCCGGTGGGCCCAGCGCTGCTGGACGAACTGAGCCGCATCATCTACCTGGGCCCCGTGCGCCAGCTGGCCCGCCGGGACTACGTGTGGAGTGGCCGCATGCCCGCCCACATCGGCGACGACGGCGGGCGGGCGGTGGATGTGCTCATCGCCAGCGGCGTCGCCCAGCAGGGAAAGCCCGGCTCGGCAGGCGAAGCGGGCCGCATCTTCCGCGAGGCCGAGCAATGGTTGAAGACGCTTGAGATTGCTGACGGCCTTCAAGTGCGCGCGCTGGGTAACTCGGCCCGCTATGAGCTGCTCGTCAAGCACCGTGACGCCGTGGTCAACCTCAAGGACGTGGGCGTCGGCGTCTCGCAGGTCATCCCGGTGGTGGTGGCGGCCCTGTTCTCAAAGCCAGGCCACATCGTCATCGTCGAGGAGCCCGAGAGCCACCTCCACCCGCTGGCCCAGGCCAAGCTGGCCGAGCTGCTCGCCAAGATCAGCGCAGAGCGGGGGGTGCAGTTCATCGTGGAGACGCACTCCGAGCACCTGTTCCGGCGGCTGCAGACCCTGATCGCCCGGCAGGAGGTGCAGCCAGAGCAGGCAGCGCTCTACTTCGTGGAACGCGATGGTCAGGCGGCCAAGCTGCGTGAGCTGAAGCTGGACGACTTCGGCCGGCTGACCAATTGGCCAGACAAGTTCTTCGGGGACGCGTTGGGCGAAACCCGCGAGCAGGCAAGGCTGATGTTCGATCGACAAGCCGCCAAGAAGGCTGCGTCATGAGCCCGCGCTACGTGGTCGACACCAACGTGCTGATCGCAGCCAGCGCCGCGGACCCCACCCATCCGGCCGACATCGACGCCACGCCCCGCGAGCCCGAGTGGCGCAAAAAGGTGTGGGAGTGGCTGGATAACTTCCAGGCATCTGACAGCTTCTTGGTGCTGGACCGTGATCAAGAAATCCAGAGCGAGTATGAGAACAAGCTCGGATTCAACGACTTCGGCATCCAGGTGGTGATGCACAAGTGGTCGACGTCGGCCGTCGAAGCGGTGGACCTGGAACCTGATGGTGACAGCTACAGGACACTGCCGCCACCCGTGGCGGCGGCCATGTACGACCTCGCCGACCACAAGATGGCCGCGGCGGCCTACGTGGCGGTGAACACATTGGGGCCTTGCCCCATAGCCTTCGCTGGCGACACCGACTGGCATGGGTGGGAGGCCGTCCTGGCCGATCACGACATCCGGCTTGAGCCCGTCATCCTCGACTGGTCACTCGCGAAGTACCACGAGAAGCTGGCACGCTAGGCTCCCGTTCGATATGGGCGAGTTCTTTCGATTTCCTCACACCCCGCACCTGTCGTGGCTTGGCGAGGCAGAGCCACGAGACGACAAGGTGCTGTCGGTCACGGACGTGGCCGGCCTGTTGCACGGCGCGGTGGTGGTGGAAGAGAAGCTCGACGGGGCCAACCTGGGCTTCTCCCTGGACTCTGCCGGCGAACTGCGCGTGCAGAACCGCGGCACCTATCTCAGCGAGCCGTACGCCGGGCAGTTCGCACGCCTGCCTGCGTGGCTGACCACCCACGGTGAGGGAATCGCAGAGGCCCTGCTGGACCACCACGACTCACCGCTCATCCTGTTTGGCGAGTGGTGCGCCGCCCGGCACTCGCTCGCCTACACCCGGCTGCCCGATTGGCTGCTGCTGTTTGACGTCTTCGATGCGAGGGCCGGGCGCTTCTGGAGCAGTGCGCGCCGCAACGCCCTTGCTCAGCGCCTGGGCTTGGTCACGGCCCCGCAAGTGGCGCGTGGTCGGTTCCGCCTGAACGACCTCATCCAGGGCCTGGACACCTGGCCCAGCCGATTCCGTGATGGCCCGCTGGAGGGTGTCGTGATCCGCCGGGAGTCGGACGATTGGTGTGAGCAAAGGGCGAAGCTGGTGCGGGCAGACTTCACCCAGTCCATCGGTGAGCACTGGCGCGGCCGCCAAGTGGAATGGAACCGCCTGGCCACACCCAACAGCCACTGATGCCAACCTGAAACCCCCGCTCCCAATGAACCTGCTGCAGCGCGCCCTGATCGAGAAGGCTGGCCACGACAACGGCTTCGAGCATGTGCTGCCGGCTGTGACGAAGGGCTGGGTGGCGCTGGGCTCGGCACGTCACCCGGTCGAGGTGCTGGTGCAGGCGGGACCCGGTGGGTTTGCAGCCAAGCTCAGCCGCTGCCAGCCCAGCCTGCCGGGTGAGCTGACCCGCAGCTTTCCCGAGGCAGCACAGGGCAAAGACTCTTCAGGTACGGCCTTCACGCTGCCCACCGAAGCCGCACTCGCCCGCTGGCTGCGCCGCGCCGCCGTGCTGGCTCAGGCCTTGCCCGATCAGGCGATGACGGCCTTCGATGCCCAGGTGCAGGCGGCACTGGCCGAGCTGGAGCCCGCTGCTGCGAAGAACACCGAGGTGCAGCGCCTGGTGCGCCAGCGTGTGGGCCAGCAGGCGTTTCGCCACGCGATGCTCGACTACTGGGGCGGCGCCTGCGCCGTGACCGGCGTGGCGGTGCCTCAGGCGCTGCGCGCCAGCCACGCCATGGCCTGGGCACTGTGCGCTACCGACGCCGAGCGGCTGGACGTCTACAACGGCTTCCTGCTCAGCGCCAACCTCGACGCCTTGTTCGACGCCTACCTGGCCACCTTCCTGCCGGACGGTGAGTTGGTGATTTCGCCCGCCGTGCCGGCCGCTGCGCAGGTTCAGTTGGGCATCGCCCCGGACCTGCGCCTGCGATGGCTGGATGAACGGCACCTGCCCTACCTGGCCTTTCATCGGCTGCAGTGTGGTTGGCTGAGCGAATGACGTCAGGCTCCGGCACCGCGAGAATGCCCGTGAAGGTGCTTCAGAAGGAACTGGGAGATCAGGACCATGCAGCCGAACAAGACTTCACCGCTGGCGATGTTCGGCCAGCCCTTGCAGTACCTGGTGCCCATTTTCCAGCGGGGCTACGTCTGGACGGTGGAACGGCAGATCCAGCCGTTGTGGACCGACATCGTCGACCGGGCCCAAGAGCTCGAGCGTTACGAGGCCATTCGGCAAACCGCGGAAGCCCAGGGGGCACCTCATTTGGCGCGGCAGCCGCGCCGGCACTTCCTGGGCACGGTGATCGTCACTGAGCATCGCGCCGGCGCCATTGGCGAGCCGACAACGGCAGAGGTGATCGACGGCCAGCAGCGCATGACCAGCACGCAACTGCTGGCGCTGGCCTTCCGCGACGCCGTGGCGGGCATGGACGACACCTTCCTGCGCCAGTGCATGGACACCTACACCGCCAACGGGGGCAGCTACCGGGCGCCGCACGCACGCTTCAAGGTGTGGCCCACCAATGCTGGACGCAAAGAGATGACCCACCTGGTGGAGGCACGCTCGTTCGAAGCAGTGTGCCAGGCATATCCGGTGGTCACCCACGGCGTCGGCAAGAGCAAGAAGCGCGTGCCCAGGCCACTGCTGGTCGAGGCCTACATGTACTTCTACGGTGTGATCAGCCTGTTCCTGCGGGGCGTGGACTTCGATGAGGTCGAGCCGCCGGAAGCGGGAAGCCTGGATGCTCTTCTCGACGAGATGCTGCCGGAGGCCGGCCACGATGTCGACCGGACGCTGGCTGCACGATGGATTCGGGAAATCCGCCACGAGACGGCACCCACGCTGCCGCGGCACGAGTTGCCGATCCTGCCTGAGCGAATTCAGCTGCTGACCACCACGCTGACCGAGTACGTCCAATTGATCGAATTGCGCCTGGGCACGGACGATGATGCCCAGGTGATCTTCGAGTCCCTGAACGACCGTGGCGAGCGGCTGACCCCGGCCGACCTGGTGCGCAACTTCGTCTTCCTCGAGGCCACGCGTAAGAACGCGTCGGCCGCAGCGCTGTACGACCAGCATTGGCGCGACTTCGACGAAGCGCCGGCCGAGAAAGGCGCGGTCAGCAAGAGCAAGCTGTTCTGGAAGGTCGACGAGCGCCAAGGTCGTCTCACCAACACCCGGCTGGACACGCTGCTGTACCACTACGTGTCGATGCGGACCATGAACGATGTGAAGCTCGATCACGTGTTCGAGGAGTTCAAGCAGTGGTGGCTGGCCGGCAAGAAGGACGTGGATCTAGAGCTGGCCCGCCTGAAGCGGGCTGCGACCGTGTTCCATGCCATGTTGCTGCCCGACCGCAGCACGAGACTGGGCCGCTTCGCGCACAACCTGCGCGTGTTGGACAGCACCACTGTCACGCCGGTGGTGCTGTTCCTGGCCGAGCGTCTGGGTAGCGGGAGCGAGGAGTTCATGGCCTGCCTGAAGGTGCTGGAGTCTTACCTGGTGAGGCGCACCGTGTGCGGCCGCCCCACCAAGGCCTACAACCGCATCTTCCCAGGTCTGCTAAAGCGCCTCAGCGAGGCCGAGGCGCCCTCGGCGGCGCTGGTGACGGAACACCTGAAGGGTTTGTCTGGCGGCGAGACGCAGGACTGGCCCGACGACACCACGTTCCAAAAGGCCTGGCTGGAGCTCAACACCTACAAGGCGCTGCGCACCGCCAAAACGAAGATGCTGCTGGAAGCTCTGGAACTGGGCAGCCGCAACGACGTTCATCACGAGTCGGCCGTGCTGCCGAGCGCGGCCCTGCACGTGGAGCATGTGCTGCCCGTGGCGTGGGAAGCGCATTGGCCCGCAGCCGGCGACGAGACGGCCGTGATGGTGCGCAACCACCTGCTGCACAACATCGGCAACCTCACCCTGCTGACGGCCAAGCTGAACCCGTCGCTCAGCAACTCGAGCTTCGACGTCAAGCGCCCCGAGATCACCAAGAGCCTGCTGGCGCTGAACGCGCACTTTCAGCGGCCACAGTTCAACCAGGCTGGTGCGGTGTGGGACGAGGCGGGCATCCGCGACCGGGCCCGCGACTTGTTTGCCGTCGCCAAACAGGTCTGGCCGCATCCGTCTGCCTAGATCTGACGCATGAACCCCGGGGCTTCCAGCCCATTGTCGCCACCGCTCCTCGGCGACTGGTTGGGAGCAGACGACCGACGTTGGCATTGCCGGCGCATGCGACTTCAACCGCTGCAAAGCGGTCTTCAAGATTGATGATGCGACCAACCCCTTCGGGCCCTGTCCAGCCGTACACCGTGGAGGCAAGGCACGGTTTGCGATCAGCGTCCCGGCAAACCGCAGTCAGTTGACCGGTGAGCGAGGTGGAGTGGTCCATCGAGGGTTCGATCCATACCAGCACCCATTCGCCACCCGCACAGGTCATCAGCTGCGACCGGCAGGGCCAGGGTTTCCGCGACCGGGTCGCATCAAAGCGCGTGCAGTTCCAGACAGGAACCGCGCTGATCTGCGACCTTAAGGTGCTGCAGCGCGAAGACAGCAGCGAGCAGCGAGTCCAGGTTGCCGTGGACAGCGCGCGGCCGCTAGAGTCACGCCCATGTGCACCCGCTACATCACCCCCGAGCAGGCGGCCATCGAGCGCTTCTGGCACATCGGCGCGCGCAACCCGCCTCAATGGTGGGCGCATGACATGTTCCCGGCCTACGCCGGCCCCTTCCTCCGCGCTGCCCGTGACGCCGTCACGCCCGGGCGCGAGCTGGTGGTCGGCCAGTGGGCCCTGATCCCGTGGTTCGCCAAGGAGCGCAAGCTCAAGTACCCCACCTGCAACGCCCGGTCGGAGGAGCTGGCCCAGAAGGCCAGCTACAAGCACCCCTGGGCGCGGGGGCAGCGCTGCATCATTCCGGCGGCAGCTTTCTTCGAGCCCTGCTGGGAGACGGGCAGGCACGTGCCATGGCGCTTCACGCGCGCCGACGGAGCGCCCTGGGGCCTGGCCGGGCTGTGGAACACCTGGACCGATCCGGCCACGGGCGAGCTGGTCGAGAGCTACACCATGCTCACCCTGAACGCCGACGCCCACCCGCTGATGGCGCGCATGCACAAGCCTGACCCCAAGCGGCCGGCCCAGCTGCAGGACAAGCGGTCGGTGGTGCCGATCGAGCCTGAGGACGTGGACACCTGGCTGCACGCGCCCCTGGAGCAGGCGGCCCAGCTGGTGCGGCTGGCGCCGGCCGAGCTCTTCGTGGCCGAGCCGGTGTCGGGCTGACCGCGCCGACTTCTGGCGTGCGCGGACTGGGGAGACGGGGGAGCCGGGGAGGATGACCTACCCCCAGCTTCCCCTGTGCCCCCAGCCCCAAGCGCGGTTCGCGCCGGCCACGATCACGCCAAGGGCACTTCCAGCGGCCCGCTTTCTACCGTCGCGCCCGGCGCTGCTTCCCCGACCGGCACACACCACCAGGCCTGTGGAACGCGAACACCGACCGCCGGATGGCCCTGGCGCTCCAGGCCGACGAAGACGAAGCCACGTTCGGACAGGCGCGTGATCCTGACGAACTCCAGCATGCACAAGATCCGCGCGCACTGCTCGGCACCCTCGTGGAGGCCGGCCGTCGTCTGGACCTTGGGTACGTCAGGAGACGCAGTCGGGCCGGCACGGTGCGTCCCGACGCGCAGGTGGCCGCGCAGCGGCGGCGACGCCTGCACCTGGGCGGCGCTGCGCTTGCGGCCGTCTTCGCGCAGGAGGTAGAGGTCAACCAACATCCTGCCGAGCCTAGGCAGGGCACTGGCTCACTGCGTGCGCCCCTGCACCCGGCACGGTCTTGTCCACGACGGCCGACACCGCCAGTTGGCCGTGCGCCTGGGCTGTTCCGGATTTGCTTCCGGTCGAGGTCCAGGAATGGACCGAGGTTTTCGCGCCAGCGGCTCCGTTCCCCACCAGCATGGGGATGAACCGCACCGGTGCCCGCGTCAGCGGCCGGCACGGCAGCAAGTGCCTGCTGCCCACAAGCTGGAGGGGGACAGGCACTGCGGATTATTCACACCCGTTTTCCCCCTTTGGGGTGCCCCCCAGCGCTGCCGTGGGTCAGCAAGATGGCTGGGCATCGACGGTGATGCGACTTGACTCGATGGGAGATACATCATGGTTCAGCCGAAACTGATTCTTGGCCTGGAGCGGCGCAGCGACCCGGATTTGCTGGCCTACGGCGGCGCGGTGGTGGCCGCAATGAAGGACAACGCGGCGTTTCCGCAGCCCTGGGGCGACGGCACGCCGAGCTGGGCGCAGCTGGATGTGGCCCTTTTGGCCTACCGGGATGCCTACAACGCGGCCTTGACGCACGACTCGCAGAAGATCGTGGTGCGCAACGGGGCGCGGCGCAGCTTCACCGAGCTGCTGAAGCGCCTGGCGGCGTACGTGGAGTTCAACGGCAATGGCGATGCAACGAAGCTGGGCGGCACGGGCTTCGAGGTGCGCCAGGAGCATGCCCGTGCCACGACGGGCAACGGCGCGCTACCGGGGCCGATGGCCGGGCTGCGTGGTGCGCCCACCGAGCACGGGGGGCGCATCGAGCTGCGTGCCAACCGGGCCGAAGGCGCGCTGGGCTACGAGGTGCAGACCACGGCCACCGACCCGAGCAGCGAAAGCGGCGCGCAGGCCTCGGCCTGGTCGCACGTGCAGACGGTGTTCTCGGTGCAGCGCGTCCATGTCGATGACCTGCGGCCCGGCTACGTGTGGGTGCGCATGCGCGGGGTCAACAACCGGGGCCAAGGGCCCTGGACGAGCCCGCTGCGGGTGTTGGTGACCTGAGAGGCTGAGCGGGAGCGAAGGCGGAACGAGGGGAGGAGGGGCAGGGGGCAGGGTCAGGCGGCCGGCAAGGCAGGTGCACCAGTCACGACTGTGGTGGCGGCCTCTGCAACAAGCTGCGGCCAATCTCCGGCCGCGAGACCCACAAGGTCATGCTCGACCACGACCAGCAGACCAAGAACCTGCTGGTCAGCTACAGCGAGAACAAGCTGGGCTTCTTCTGATTGGCCCCGGCTTCACCTCGCCTCTGCACGACATTGACGGGGGTGGCTTCAATCAACCGCCATGGACACCGTCACACCGACACCCGCATCGACAAATCCAGCGCGCGCAGGTGCTTGGTGATGGCACCCACCGAGATGCGGTCCACGCCGGTGTCGGCGAGAGCGCGGATGGTTTCCAGCGTGGCGCCGCCGGAGTACTCGATCAGGGTCTTGCCGCCGCAGGCGCGGTGGCCCTGCACCAGTGCCACCGCCTCGCGGATCTGGTCGAGCGGGAAGTCGTCGACCAGCAGCAGGTCCACGTCTTCGTCCAGTGCGATGCGGGCCTCGTCCAGCGTCTCGGCCTCGGTCATCAGCGGCACGTCGAAGCCCAAAGCGCGGGCGTTGTGGATCGCCTGGCGCAGGCCGCCGGCCGCGGTGATGTGGTTTTCCTTGATCAGGAAGCCGTCGTACAGGCCGATACGGTGGTTCAGCCCACCGCCGCAGACCACCGCGTACTTCTGCGCGTTGCGCAGGCCCGGCAGCGTCTTGCGGGTGTCGACGATGCGGCAGTGCGTGCCGGCCACGGCGTCCACGTAGCGGCGCACCGCCGTGGCGGTGCCCGAGAGCGTCTGCAGGAAGTTCAATGCGGTGCGCTCGCCGGTGAGCAGCGGGCGGGCCTGGCCGTTGATCATGCAGATCACCTGGTCGGCCTCGACGCGGCCGCCCTCGGGCACCGCCCAGCGGATCACCAGCGTGGGGTCCAGGGTGCGGAACACCGCGTTGACCCAGGGCTGGCCGCAGAGCACCGCTGCCTCGCGCGAGACGATGCGTGCGGTGGCGAGCTGGTCGGGCGGCACCAGCATCGCGGTGACGTCGCCGCTGCCGATGTCCTCGGCCAGGGCGCGTTCGACGGTGAGCTGGAGGTCGGCGGGCGGGCGGGGCGGGGTGGACATGGCGTGCGAAGGGCGTTCGAGGGGCGGCAGTGGAACGGGAGCGCAACGGCGCGCTCGGTAGGGCGCGGTGGGACGCAGCGAAGCCTTCGATTGTCGCGCAGCCGACGCCAGTGCCCGCCGCGGCCAGCCTAGACTCCCGCCTGCCATGCCCAGTCTGCGCCTCCAGTTGCTGCCCCTGCACGAATTCATCGAACAATCGGTCTGGGTTCGCTCCCTCTGCCCCAGCGAGCGGGCCCTGGTGCATGAAAGCTGCACCGAGCGCTGCGTCGCCGC
The Sphaerotilus microaerophilus DNA segment above includes these coding regions:
- a CDS encoding AAA family ATPase — protein: MLTHLKLENFKIWRSTGPMRLAPLTLLLGTNSSGKSSLIQSLLLMRQTVKGDDAGLDLNLGNPDADDTVTMGQFSDLLCRHGQATETTPDSQVGIEFRWQPHGSATADTTLFSARYRAGPAGSAELDALRLGQDGQGFTVLRRKPGIYRLQLATRQRPEGQSADFRPERSFAFSAATLNKLGPLADEIRPVGPALLDELSRIIYLGPVRQLARRDYVWSGRMPAHIGDDGGRAVDVLIASGVAQQGKPGSAGEAGRIFREAEQWLKTLEIADGLQVRALGNSARYELLVKHRDAVVNLKDVGVGVSQVIPVVVAALFSKPGHIVIVEEPESHLHPLAQAKLAELLAKISAERGVQFIVETHSEHLFRRLQTLIARQEVQPEQAALYFVERDGQAAKLRELKLDDFGRLTNWPDKFFGDALGETREQARLMFDRQAAKKAAS
- a CDS encoding SOS response-associated peptidase, which codes for MCTRYITPEQAAIERFWHIGARNPPQWWAHDMFPAYAGPFLRAARDAVTPGRELVVGQWALIPWFAKERKLKYPTCNARSEELAQKASYKHPWARGQRCIIPAAAFFEPCWETGRHVPWRFTRADGAPWGLAGLWNTWTDPATGELVESYTMLTLNADAHPLMARMHKPDPKRPAQLQDKRSVVPIEPEDVDTWLHAPLEQAAQLVRLAPAELFVAEPVSG
- a CDS encoding HNH endonuclease, coding for MNLLQRALIEKAGHDNGFEHVLPAVTKGWVALGSARHPVEVLVQAGPGGFAAKLSRCQPSLPGELTRSFPEAAQGKDSSGTAFTLPTEAALARWLRRAAVLAQALPDQAMTAFDAQVQAALAELEPAAAKNTEVQRLVRQRVGQQAFRHAMLDYWGGACAVTGVAVPQALRASHAMAWALCATDAERLDVYNGFLLSANLDALFDAYLATFLPDGELVISPAVPAAAQVQLGIAPDLRLRWLDERHLPYLAFHRLQCGWLSE
- a CDS encoding DUF262 domain-containing protein, whose translation is MQPNKTSPLAMFGQPLQYLVPIFQRGYVWTVERQIQPLWTDIVDRAQELERYEAIRQTAEAQGAPHLARQPRRHFLGTVIVTEHRAGAIGEPTTAEVIDGQQRMTSTQLLALAFRDAVAGMDDTFLRQCMDTYTANGGSYRAPHARFKVWPTNAGRKEMTHLVEARSFEAVCQAYPVVTHGVGKSKKRVPRPLLVEAYMYFYGVISLFLRGVDFDEVEPPEAGSLDALLDEMLPEAGHDVDRTLAARWIREIRHETAPTLPRHELPILPERIQLLTTTLTEYVQLIELRLGTDDDAQVIFESLNDRGERLTPADLVRNFVFLEATRKNASAAALYDQHWRDFDEAPAEKGAVSKSKLFWKVDERQGRLTNTRLDTLLYHYVSMRTMNDVKLDHVFEEFKQWWLAGKKDVDLELARLKRAATVFHAMLLPDRSTRLGRFAHNLRVLDSTTVTPVVLFLAERLGSGSEEFMACLKVLESYLVRRTVCGRPTKAYNRIFPGLLKRLSEAEAPSAALVTEHLKGLSGGETQDWPDDTTFQKAWLELNTYKALRTAKTKMLLEALELGSRNDVHHESAVLPSAALHVEHVLPVAWEAHWPAAGDETAVMVRNHLLHNIGNLTLLTAKLNPSLSNSSFDVKRPEITKSLLALNAHFQRPQFNQAGAVWDEAGIRDRARDLFAVAKQVWPHPSA
- a CDS encoding RNA ligase family protein, with the protein product MLSVTDVAGLLHGAVVVEEKLDGANLGFSLDSAGELRVQNRGTYLSEPYAGQFARLPAWLTTHGEGIAEALLDHHDSPLILFGEWCAARHSLAYTRLPDWLLLFDVFDARAGRFWSSARRNALAQRLGLVTAPQVARGRFRLNDLIQGLDTWPSRFRDGPLEGVVIRRESDDWCEQRAKLVRADFTQSIGEHWRGRQVEWNRLATPNSH
- the nadC gene encoding carboxylating nicotinate-nucleotide diphosphorylase, which translates into the protein MSTPPRPPADLQLTVERALAEDIGSGDVTAMLVPPDQLATARIVSREAAVLCGQPWVNAVFRTLDPTLVIRWAVPEGGRVEADQVICMINGQARPLLTGERTALNFLQTLSGTATAVRRYVDAVAGTHCRIVDTRKTLPGLRNAQKYAVVCGGGLNHRIGLYDGFLIKENHITAAGGLRQAIHNARALGFDVPLMTEAETLDEARIALDEDVDLLLVDDFPLDQIREAVALVQGHRACGGKTLIEYSGGATLETIRALADTGVDRISVGAITKHLRALDLSMRVSV